In Sphingobacterium zeae, one genomic interval encodes:
- a CDS encoding AAA family ATPase, protein MIPLKLILEGIYSYQDRQTIDFTALLEAGLFGIFGAVGSGKSSILEAITYALYGETERLNARDKRGYNMMNLKSNKSYIELDFVNFEGRTFRVTREFKRNSKNFDDVKSPTVVLYEKLNDTWVPLESSNTQRIIGLSYENFKRTIIIPQGQFKEFIELGARERTDMMKEIFQLHRFDLQDKVSTLYKKNQSELDHLNGQLSGFEEITSDLVSATSAKLQVELQSFASIESSHKLQHEKFMHLQKLKADFLELNQIKLRYEELLEQKGPKESLRLQLSQFEEAQAKFLHSLRSKEKLDLDKGSTQRKLANAEVKKAEIQQLIQQHQSRINVLKPKYELLPQRRIQELDLELIKQLITFSKEIKGLQDRAEKGRHFVSEAKKQQTHYKAKIQGTESEILNLKRAKPSPHELMELGQWYTRQQGIQQQENDLNRQLVDLENNASDIRQELQNFSGNLEEFQSTHAHVVQELEQKLNKLQDEKAHLLLQQRLTQYAKNLKEGSPCPLCGAIEHPMVNHGQDISLEILAHEKLMTDTTELLKLKQNQKFQVEKLVLRLQSLTDQKHELNTKIQLHQSIKTAHINEFVWTGYSSTDESIYASKKQELSKIDTLIQALENQLANDQTALASVEENLEKYNKALGQFERDEVSKEAQINQNIGNLKLLSWFDYQSKDAQTVEEEYNAIKTSNVTVEKEFVSINDKLSELKSQFAGQNSVVNAILERLQTIEIEILEVDNTLQQHLLASPFNAIEEVKQILAQNLPVQQIRLELEQFQIDFESVKAQIAQLEHKLVDQVYEETIFIEQEKALKESAQQLKESTENVAKLRQELNQLMISYDKKEILLQQQMKLNLRNENLKQLFNLFKGAGFVQYVSSIYLRQLCDHANIRFHRMTRKLPT, encoded by the coding sequence ATGATTCCGTTAAAGCTCATATTAGAGGGGATCTATTCCTATCAGGATCGCCAGACGATCGATTTTACCGCACTTCTCGAAGCTGGACTTTTTGGTATTTTCGGCGCAGTGGGCTCTGGTAAATCGTCCATATTAGAAGCGATTACTTATGCGTTATATGGTGAAACAGAACGTTTGAATGCACGCGACAAACGTGGATATAACATGATGAATCTGAAGTCGAACAAGTCATATATCGAACTTGATTTTGTCAACTTTGAAGGGCGCACATTTAGAGTTACTCGCGAATTTAAACGGAACTCCAAAAACTTCGATGACGTAAAATCGCCAACGGTCGTGCTCTATGAAAAATTAAATGATACATGGGTTCCATTGGAAAGCAGCAATACACAACGAATTATAGGACTAAGCTATGAAAACTTCAAAAGAACAATCATCATTCCACAAGGACAATTCAAGGAATTTATAGAACTTGGCGCCAGGGAACGCACCGATATGATGAAAGAGATTTTTCAATTGCATCGGTTCGACCTACAGGATAAAGTTTCCACGCTATATAAGAAAAATCAATCCGAATTAGATCACTTGAATGGTCAATTATCTGGATTTGAGGAGATCACTTCAGACCTTGTATCAGCCACCAGCGCAAAGTTACAGGTTGAACTTCAGTCTTTCGCATCTATAGAATCTTCACATAAATTACAGCATGAAAAATTCATGCATCTGCAAAAACTTAAAGCGGATTTCCTTGAATTGAACCAGATCAAATTACGCTACGAAGAATTACTTGAACAGAAAGGACCAAAGGAGAGTTTAAGGCTACAATTAAGCCAGTTTGAGGAGGCGCAAGCCAAATTTTTACACAGCCTCAGATCCAAAGAAAAATTAGATCTTGATAAGGGATCAACGCAAAGAAAATTGGCGAACGCCGAAGTAAAAAAAGCAGAAATACAACAGCTTATACAGCAACACCAATCCCGGATAAATGTGTTAAAACCGAAATATGAACTACTGCCGCAACGCCGTATTCAGGAATTGGATCTTGAATTGATAAAGCAATTGATTACATTTTCCAAGGAAATTAAAGGCTTGCAAGATCGCGCAGAAAAAGGCCGCCACTTTGTCTCAGAAGCAAAAAAACAACAAACACATTATAAAGCAAAAATCCAGGGGACTGAAAGTGAGATTTTAAATTTAAAGCGTGCTAAACCTTCGCCGCATGAATTGATGGAATTAGGCCAATGGTATACTAGACAACAGGGCATACAACAACAAGAGAACGATCTTAATAGGCAATTGGTCGATTTAGAAAACAATGCCAGCGACATCAGACAAGAATTACAGAATTTCAGCGGCAACCTGGAGGAATTTCAATCAACCCATGCCCATGTTGTTCAGGAATTGGAACAAAAACTCAATAAGCTACAGGACGAAAAGGCCCACCTGCTATTACAGCAGCGGCTAACCCAATATGCTAAAAATTTGAAAGAAGGGTCGCCTTGCCCCCTATGTGGTGCAATTGAACATCCTATGGTCAACCATGGGCAGGATATTTCGCTAGAAATCCTTGCTCATGAAAAATTGATGACCGACACAACTGAACTCCTAAAACTAAAACAGAATCAAAAATTCCAAGTGGAGAAACTTGTTCTTCGTTTGCAATCATTGACAGATCAAAAACATGAACTAAATACAAAAATTCAATTGCATCAGTCCATAAAAACGGCCCATATCAATGAATTTGTATGGACAGGCTATAGCAGTACAGATGAATCGATCTATGCTTCCAAAAAACAGGAGCTTTCCAAAATTGACACCCTAATCCAGGCCCTCGAAAATCAGCTTGCAAACGATCAGACTGCTTTAGCGTCTGTAGAGGAAAATCTGGAGAAATACAACAAAGCCCTGGGACAATTTGAACGCGACGAAGTAAGCAAGGAAGCACAGATCAATCAAAATATTGGCAATCTAAAACTCCTCAGCTGGTTCGATTACCAATCGAAAGACGCCCAAACTGTAGAAGAAGAATATAACGCGATCAAAACCTCAAATGTTACGGTAGAAAAAGAGTTTGTTTCGATAAACGATAAGTTAAGCGAGTTAAAGAGTCAGTTCGCAGGGCAAAACAGTGTGGTGAATGCCATTTTGGAACGACTCCAAACAATTGAAATTGAAATTCTGGAAGTTGACAACACGTTGCAGCAGCATCTTTTAGCTTCGCCGTTTAATGCGATCGAGGAGGTTAAGCAGATACTCGCCCAAAACTTGCCTGTACAGCAGATCCGACTTGAGCTGGAGCAGTTTCAAATTGATTTTGAATCTGTAAAGGCGCAGATTGCTCAACTGGAACATAAGCTCGTTGACCAAGTGTACGAGGAAACAATCTTTATTGAACAGGAAAAGGCGTTGAAAGAAAGCGCTCAACAATTGAAAGAAAGTACTGAAAATGTTGCCAAGCTGAGGCAGGAGCTCAATCAATTGATGATTTCTTACGATAAAAAAGAAATTCTTCTGCAACAACAAATGAAGTTAAACTTACGTAATGAAAATTTGAAACAGCTTTTCAATCTATTTAAAGGAGCTGGTTTTGTACAGTATGTTTCTTCAATTTATCTACGTCAATTGTGCGATCACGCCAATATCCGTTTTCACCGTATGACGCGAAAACTACCAACTTAG
- a CDS encoding murein L,D-transpeptidase catalytic domain family protein: MGNTFMFLLMALNTALSSQEELKTTQQEASKHRINVERQRTEVDSLYDEMNLAQVLQYEAFRQAMEGRKALPIHNKDIMTVIDFSLASTEKRLVVLDLAQKKVLFNTLVSHGKNSGENYAVNFSNQQESLKSSLGFFTTENTYNGENGYSLVLNGLEKGINDNAKARYVVMHGADYCSNGTIASLGRLGKSYGCPAVPREFAVPIINTIKDGTLLFIYADNADYLSKTHLIHQPNMLMAQFQKRQPTFNNEG, encoded by the coding sequence ATGGGAAATACGTTTATGTTTCTTTTGATGGCACTGAATACAGCACTTTCATCACAAGAAGAATTAAAAACAACACAACAAGAAGCCAGCAAGCATCGTATAAACGTGGAGCGTCAACGTACAGAAGTTGATTCCTTATACGATGAAATGAACCTAGCTCAAGTATTACAATACGAAGCGTTTCGTCAAGCAATGGAAGGTAGGAAAGCCCTTCCTATCCACAATAAAGATATTATGACGGTCATCGATTTCTCGCTGGCGTCCACTGAAAAGAGGCTAGTAGTGTTAGATCTTGCGCAAAAAAAGGTACTGTTTAATACGTTAGTGTCGCATGGGAAAAATAGCGGCGAGAATTACGCGGTAAATTTTTCAAATCAACAGGAATCACTCAAAAGTTCCTTAGGTTTCTTTACGACTGAAAATACATACAATGGTGAGAACGGCTATTCATTGGTACTGAATGGTCTTGAGAAAGGGATAAATGATAATGCCAAAGCGAGATATGTCGTGATGCATGGTGCAGATTATTGTAGCAATGGAACAATAGCGAGTTTAGGTAGACTCGGAAAAAGTTACGGCTGTCCTGCCGTGCCGAGAGAATTTGCAGTCCCTATCATTAATACCATCAAAGATGGCACATTATTGTTTATTTACGCAGATAACGCTGACTATTTAAGCAAAACTCACCTGATCCATCAACCGAATATGCTGATGGCCCAGTTTCAAAAAAGGCAGCCTACATTTAACAATGAGGGTTAA
- a CDS encoding L,D-transpeptidase, whose amino-acid sequence MSPRLACLVLSLIFLLTGCQQGKKDRTKPQPPNRQQKKEVPEKLNEKPKLITVEDIIIKKELQYKKYTLEDTYPYKATTRTFQWHKIKERLAFVTNFQQTPSLYAVLQNYQNEKGEAPTIQGYKRDSYKRVSDSFNVERYQAAPLYDLTTNQAVRYGRDGWLVRVQGPDSLDRIPVEGISFEGKYRVPKRYLKIIRDTIEFKFVTIVDIKNQNICTLEKAGYEWIVRSMNPATSGRHKPPHAQETPTGLFVVQEHKSKMFYYKDGTKIYGGFAPYATRFTAGAYIHGIPVNDPNGNIIEYSETLGTIPKSHMCVRNASSHAQFVYKRSKDFSSLVIVID is encoded by the coding sequence ATGAGTCCAAGATTAGCATGTCTAGTACTAAGTCTAATTTTCCTGTTGACTGGATGCCAACAGGGTAAAAAAGATAGAACAAAGCCGCAACCGCCCAATAGGCAACAAAAAAAAGAGGTTCCTGAAAAGTTAAATGAAAAACCAAAGCTAATCACAGTCGAAGATATAATTATCAAAAAAGAGCTGCAGTATAAAAAATATACCTTGGAAGATACCTATCCTTATAAGGCTACTACACGAACTTTCCAATGGCACAAAATTAAAGAACGCTTAGCATTTGTTACGAATTTTCAACAAACTCCGTCGCTATACGCTGTACTTCAAAACTATCAAAATGAGAAAGGTGAAGCGCCAACAATTCAGGGCTACAAACGGGACTCTTATAAACGGGTTTCTGACAGCTTTAATGTGGAGCGTTATCAGGCCGCACCACTCTATGATCTAACCACCAATCAAGCGGTGCGTTATGGGCGCGATGGTTGGCTGGTCCGTGTGCAGGGACCCGACAGCCTAGACAGGATTCCGGTCGAAGGTATTTCGTTTGAAGGGAAATACAGGGTGCCAAAGCGTTATCTTAAAATTATTCGCGACACGATTGAATTTAAATTCGTTACAATTGTAGATATTAAAAACCAAAATATCTGTACATTGGAAAAAGCTGGATATGAATGGATCGTCAGAAGCATGAATCCAGCAACCAGTGGGCGACATAAGCCTCCGCATGCCCAGGAAACTCCTACTGGTCTTTTTGTGGTGCAAGAACATAAATCGAAGATGTTTTATTACAAAGATGGAACCAAAATTTACGGCGGATTTGCGCCTTATGCCACCCGGTTTACCGCAGGTGCATATATACACGGTATTCCTGTAAATGACCCAAATGGCAATATCATCGAATATAGCGAAACTCTTGGAACTATTCCAAAGTCACACATGTGCGTCAGAAATGCGTCATCTCATGCTCAATTTGTCTATAAACGGTCAAAAGACTTTTCGTCACTCGTTATAGTTATTGATTAA
- a CDS encoding AI-2E family transporter yields the protein MKYKQINNNSINQIMLILIILAICILIFTSLFYYLPGFLGAITLYILFRKINYKLTEEKRWNKSAASILLILLTIVFLVGPLYLLINYMVPQVTDVVSNKDQLMQKFDSVKSYLKSSPYFSNIDLSDSALMQTLQRAAKFIPNILNSVAEVGVNLLVALFVLYFMLVSSKKLEETIYNAIPFTKASKAELWKEFDMMVKSNAIGIPILAMCQGIVAGLGYWFFGLESPIFLGILTAVSTIIPILGTMVVYLPAALFLLANGQSGSAIGLALYGIIIIGSIDNVLRFTILKKLGDVHPLITVFGVLLGLNLFGMLGLIFGPLILSCVGVLLKVYSIEFGKSTPEIIQSTSLIAPESIDEKPNIIE from the coding sequence ATGAAATACAAACAAATCAACAATAATTCCATTAATCAAATTATGCTTATCCTTATCATACTAGCGATATGCATATTGATCTTTACGAGCTTATTTTATTATTTACCAGGTTTTTTGGGGGCGATAACGCTGTATATTCTATTTAGAAAAATCAACTATAAGCTTACCGAAGAAAAAAGGTGGAATAAGTCGGCGGCAAGTATTCTATTAATCTTACTGACAATTGTTTTTTTAGTTGGCCCGCTTTATCTGCTAATCAACTACATGGTGCCCCAGGTTACAGATGTCGTTAGCAACAAAGACCAACTGATGCAGAAATTTGATTCTGTAAAGAGCTATTTAAAATCCAGTCCCTACTTCAGTAATATTGACCTTTCAGATTCTGCATTGATGCAAACACTCCAGCGAGCTGCTAAATTTATACCCAATATCCTTAACTCCGTCGCAGAAGTTGGCGTCAATTTACTTGTTGCATTATTTGTACTTTATTTTATGCTTGTAAGCAGCAAGAAGCTGGAAGAAACAATCTATAACGCCATTCCTTTTACCAAAGCAAGTAAGGCTGAGTTATGGAAAGAGTTCGACATGATGGTGAAATCCAATGCTATTGGTATTCCAATTTTAGCCATGTGTCAAGGTATTGTTGCCGGGCTTGGCTATTGGTTTTTTGGACTCGAAAGTCCTATATTCCTAGGAATATTAACGGCTGTCTCCACAATAATTCCAATCTTGGGAACAATGGTGGTCTATTTACCAGCCGCACTATTTCTACTCGCCAACGGACAATCCGGAAGTGCTATAGGCCTTGCTTTGTATGGAATCATTATTATAGGGAGTATAGATAATGTTCTCCGCTTTACCATTTTAAAAAAGCTGGGTGATGTACACCCCCTAATTACGGTATTTGGTGTATTACTTGGTCTAAATTTGTTCGGTATGCTGGGACTAATATTTGGTCCTTTAATTCTATCCTGTGTCGGTGTACTTCTCAAAGTTTACAGTATCGAATTCGGAAAAAGCACACCTGAAATTATTCAGTCAACATCCCTAATAGCACCTGAGTCCATAGATGAGAAACCGAATATCATCGAATAA
- a CDS encoding porin: protein MKKLLTTVILSVFLINTAISQEENKEKGIEISGSVDTYWKYDFQNKPNINTYFTEDNNSVSIGMVDLAVKKKFKKASFVGELSFGPRGQYRSIMNGDGQAGDDKNSFHIQNLYVGYDLTEKLNLTAGFMGTFVGFEVISPTYNFHYSTSYLFGAGPFQDAGLKATYSFSDKVALMVGIFNDWNVYQDMNGVSHVGSQLAYTPNDKSSFYLNFLTGSSAGGKTNYSSGTLVDLVANYDFTPKFFLGLNATNYKKRDGGGYSGVALYPRVHFSENFGLGLREEFFQTHKEEENGIPSANILATTLTAEYSYHGFKFIPEIRIDKGSTERFIKNDLSPTKSAGQFLLACVYSF from the coding sequence ATGAAAAAACTTCTTACAACAGTAATTTTATCTGTATTTCTTATAAATACAGCGATATCACAAGAAGAAAACAAAGAAAAGGGAATCGAAATATCTGGTTCTGTCGACACCTATTGGAAATATGACTTCCAAAACAAACCAAATATTAACACCTATTTTACAGAAGACAACAATTCCGTTTCCATCGGAATGGTAGATTTAGCTGTTAAAAAGAAGTTTAAAAAGGCTTCATTTGTAGGTGAGTTATCTTTTGGACCTCGCGGTCAATATCGCTCTATCATGAATGGAGACGGTCAAGCTGGTGATGATAAAAATAGCTTTCACATACAAAATCTCTATGTAGGCTACGACCTCACTGAAAAACTTAATCTTACTGCAGGTTTTATGGGAACATTTGTAGGCTTTGAAGTGATATCTCCCACCTACAATTTTCATTATTCAACATCTTATCTTTTTGGTGCAGGACCTTTTCAAGATGCGGGACTGAAAGCAACGTATAGTTTCTCAGACAAAGTGGCTTTGATGGTCGGAATATTCAACGACTGGAACGTCTACCAAGATATGAACGGTGTGTCGCACGTAGGTTCCCAGCTAGCTTACACACCCAATGATAAAAGTAGCTTTTATCTTAACTTTCTCACTGGATCCTCAGCAGGCGGAAAAACAAATTACAGTTCAGGAACTTTGGTTGACCTCGTTGCTAACTATGATTTCACACCCAAATTTTTCCTTGGTTTAAATGCAACAAATTATAAAAAGAGAGATGGTGGCGGATATTCGGGCGTCGCTCTCTATCCAAGAGTTCACTTTTCGGAAAATTTTGGATTAGGATTACGTGAAGAATTTTTCCAAACACATAAGGAAGAGGAGAATGGTATCCCAAGTGCTAATATTCTAGCTACAACATTAACAGCAGAATACAGTTATCACGGCTTCAAATTTATCCCAGAGATCAGAATTGATAAAGGAAGTACAGAAAGATTCATTAAAAATGATTTAAGTCCAACGAAATCTGCCGGACAATTTCTATTAGCCTGCGTCTACAGTTTCTAA
- a CDS encoding metallophosphoesterase family protein: MKILHTADWHLGKRLESFSRIEEQVLVMDEIVQIADQENVDLVIIAGDLFDAFNPGVEAIELFYKTIKRLSKDGMRPVIAIAGNHDSPHLVDAPDPLARASGIILIGHPRAIVSPFATEGFAVVHADKGIIILKLPHYEHPIRVLHTAYANEIRLKQYLGEDKESKLNEVLSSEWKKIAETYCDGKGINILIAHLYMNKLGRPLLEEPDGEKPVKIGNADLIYSQAIPEQVQYTALGHLHGYQNIGSPEKPVIYASSPLCYSFSEAGKTKFVALVDISPNTQAAVTPIPLTQGKPLFRKTFEDIESCISWLEANPDALVELTLKSDTFLKAEERKRIYQAHSGIIYLIPVVKQPDGESIDTKEINLKQDISALFQDYFKSRNANQAPSDDILDLFREILNS, translated from the coding sequence ATGAAAATATTACATACCGCCGATTGGCACCTTGGAAAGCGACTGGAAAGCTTCTCTCGAATAGAAGAACAGGTCCTGGTGATGGATGAGATCGTTCAGATCGCCGATCAGGAAAATGTCGACCTAGTGATCATCGCCGGAGATCTATTTGATGCTTTTAACCCGGGCGTCGAAGCAATTGAGCTGTTCTATAAAACAATCAAACGTCTTAGCAAGGATGGCATGCGTCCTGTAATTGCTATTGCTGGCAATCATGACTCACCACATTTGGTTGATGCTCCTGATCCGTTGGCAAGGGCATCCGGTATCATCTTAATCGGCCATCCGCGCGCCATCGTTTCTCCTTTTGCTACGGAAGGCTTCGCCGTCGTACATGCAGATAAAGGTATTATCATCTTAAAATTACCTCATTATGAGCATCCGATTCGAGTCCTTCATACCGCTTATGCGAATGAGATCCGCTTAAAACAATATTTAGGCGAAGATAAAGAAAGTAAGTTAAATGAGGTTTTGTCTTCCGAATGGAAAAAAATTGCCGAGACCTATTGCGATGGGAAAGGCATTAATATCCTCATTGCCCATCTTTATATGAATAAGTTGGGTCGTCCACTTTTGGAAGAACCGGATGGTGAAAAGCCGGTCAAAATAGGAAATGCAGACTTAATCTATTCACAAGCTATTCCGGAACAAGTCCAATATACCGCACTAGGACATCTACATGGTTATCAAAATATAGGCTCTCCAGAGAAACCAGTTATCTATGCATCATCTCCCCTATGCTATAGTTTTTCAGAGGCTGGAAAAACCAAATTTGTAGCGCTAGTAGATATATCGCCCAATACGCAGGCAGCCGTCACCCCAATTCCACTGACACAAGGTAAACCATTATTTAGAAAAACATTTGAGGATATTGAAAGTTGCATTTCCTGGCTAGAAGCAAATCCAGACGCCTTGGTAGAATTGACATTGAAATCCGACACCTTTTTAAAAGCAGAAGAGCGAAAGCGGATCTATCAGGCGCATTCAGGAATAATCTATTTGATCCCAGTGGTTAAACAGCCGGATGGCGAATCTATAGACACCAAAGAAATCAATCTTAAGCAAGACATATCGGCATTGTTTCAAGATTATTTCAAATCCAGAAATGCTAATCAAGCGCCCAGTGATGATATCCTTGATCTATTTCGCGAAATTTTAAATTCTTAA
- a CDS encoding NUDIX hydrolase, giving the protein MDKIVICSAAILNPNGDLLMVRKKGSTYFQLPGGKATPGESQEETLIRELREELRFDVLEKDLEFLGSHTACAVNEVSTLVEGNIYVIKLMATQSFQAYEELVEVVWIEQDNWQSFKLAHLAAEFVVPRWLSGKL; this is encoded by the coding sequence ATGGATAAAATTGTTATTTGTTCGGCGGCAATCCTCAATCCGAATGGTGATTTGTTGATGGTTCGAAAAAAAGGCTCCACTTATTTCCAGTTACCCGGAGGTAAGGCAACGCCGGGAGAGAGTCAGGAGGAAACATTGATTCGTGAGCTTCGCGAAGAGCTACGGTTCGATGTCCTTGAAAAGGATTTAGAATTTTTAGGTAGCCATACAGCATGTGCCGTAAATGAGGTAAGTACACTGGTAGAGGGTAATATTTACGTGATTAAATTGATGGCGACTCAGTCTTTTCAAGCTTATGAAGAGCTGGTAGAGGTGGTTTGGATCGAACAGGACAATTGGCAAAGTTTTAAGCTAGCGCACCTGGCGGCAGAGTTTGTTGTTCCCCGTTGGCTGTCTGGAAAGCTGTAA
- a CDS encoding SbcC/MukB-like Walker B domain-containing protein, translated as MQINENNEFEIIDYLNEGKSRSVKTLSGGQAFQVSLSLALALAESVQSSTKASKNFFFIDEGFGTQDNASINIVFETLLELRRENRIVGIISHVEELKERIPISLSIERDEEHGSQIFIN; from the coding sequence CTGCAGATAAACGAAAACAATGAATTTGAGATTATAGATTATTTGAATGAAGGGAAGAGCCGTAGTGTAAAAACCTTATCCGGAGGTCAGGCTTTTCAAGTATCGCTAAGCTTGGCGCTCGCGCTCGCGGAGAGCGTGCAGTCGAGTACGAAAGCAAGCAAAAACTTTTTCTTTATTGATGAAGGTTTTGGCACACAAGACAACGCTTCAATCAATATTGTTTTTGAAACCCTGTTAGAGCTACGCCGCGAAAATCGTATTGTAGGAATCATTTCTCATGTTGAGGAGCTTAAAGAAAGAATTCCGATATCCCTTTCCATAGAAAGGGATGAAGAGCACGGTAGTCAAATTTTTATTAATTAA
- a CDS encoding ammonium transporter has protein sequence MKKIIPLIVLVLLGVLGLVFPSIDLSDLNKAEFDTGDTAWLLTSSALVLIMTPGLAFFYGGMVSKKNVISTMMQSFICMCLMTILWVIVGFSLAFGDDIGGIVGDPRTFFMMKGTLGNVAWGALPTIPLVLFAMFQLKFAIITPALITGAFAERIRFNSFMLFIILFSIFIYMPLAHATWHPEGILAKFGVLDFAGGTVVHMSAGWAALAAAIYLKGRKIQVHNPARISYVILGTALLWFGWFGFNAGSAGGANSLAAYAFATTTTASAMAAMAWIFVDIIRGKKPSAMGACIGAVVGLVAITPAAGFVSIPHAMIIGLVGALVSNLVVYLRSKTSIDDTLDVFPCHGVGGMVGMVLTGVFAHHNINPVVVDNGLFFGETKLFFVHMVALFAVSFFAFVGSLVLLKITDLIAPLRVEETDEELGLDVTQHAEAL, from the coding sequence ATGAAAAAAATTATTCCACTTATTGTTCTAGTTCTTTTAGGAGTATTAGGACTTGTATTTCCTTCAATTGACTTGTCTGATCTGAATAAGGCAGAATTTGATACAGGGGACACAGCCTGGTTATTAACTTCTTCTGCATTGGTGCTGATTATGACACCGGGACTTGCATTTTTTTATGGTGGTATGGTTAGCAAAAAAAATGTGATATCAACCATGATGCAAAGTTTCATTTGTATGTGCCTGATGACAATTCTTTGGGTCATCGTTGGTTTCAGCTTAGCTTTCGGTGACGATATCGGTGGCATTGTGGGCGATCCACGTACATTTTTTATGATGAAAGGTACATTGGGAAATGTTGCATGGGGAGCGCTACCAACTATACCTTTGGTTTTATTCGCTATGTTCCAGCTGAAATTTGCGATTATCACACCGGCGCTAATCACTGGTGCTTTTGCAGAACGTATTCGCTTCAATTCATTTATGCTATTTATTATTCTTTTTAGCATCTTTATCTATATGCCATTAGCACACGCAACTTGGCATCCAGAGGGAATTTTAGCCAAGTTTGGCGTTCTTGATTTCGCCGGTGGTACTGTCGTGCATATGTCGGCCGGCTGGGCAGCATTAGCGGCAGCAATCTACTTAAAAGGACGCAAAATACAAGTCCATAACCCTGCACGTATCAGTTATGTGATATTAGGTACTGCTTTATTGTGGTTTGGCTGGTTTGGATTCAACGCAGGTTCTGCAGGAGGCGCAAATTCCTTAGCGGCTTATGCTTTTGCGACAACAACTACTGCCTCGGCTATGGCAGCTATGGCGTGGATATTTGTTGATATTATCCGCGGAAAGAAACCTTCTGCAATGGGTGCATGTATCGGTGCTGTGGTTGGGTTGGTAGCGATTACTCCGGCAGCCGGCTTTGTCAGCATCCCACACGCAATGATTATTGGTCTGGTTGGCGCATTGGTCAGCAACCTTGTTGTTTACCTCAGAAGTAAAACGAGTATTGATGATACATTGGATGTATTCCCTTGTCACGGAGTAGGCGGTATGGTGGGTATGGTACTTACAGGTGTATTTGCACATCATAACATCAACCCAGTGGTGGTAGACAACGGACTGTTTTTTGGCGAAACCAAATTATTCTTTGTCCATATGGTCGCTTTATTTGCCGTGTCATTTTTTGCTTTCGTCGGCTCATTGGTTTTATTAAAAATTACTGACCTTATTGCTCCGCTTCGTGTGGAAGAAACGGACGAAGAACTTGGTTTGGATGTGACCCAACATGCCGAAGCCTTGTAA
- a CDS encoding prolyl oligopeptidase family serine peptidase: MRRVYLYLCFFCMLLMRVNAQEVQAIRGETTYPFLLKNSGPDSSDTEKQPVFVFLHGRSLSGTNLDRVKRYGILYAINKGQEVPGIIVAPQSKGGWDADKVMEIVDYVIGHYNADPDRIYVCGMSMGGYGTMDVAGKYPERVAAAVAICGGGSSEYASNLTQVPIWLHHGTADRAVPISESKKIMRAIKKEDPDANVSLNVIKGGTHGSVERLFHDDAIYNWMLKFRKRHKS, from the coding sequence ATGCGAAGAGTTTATTTATACCTATGTTTTTTCTGTATGCTATTGATGCGTGTAAATGCGCAGGAAGTACAGGCGATTAGAGGAGAAACGACCTATCCTTTTTTATTGAAAAATTCTGGACCCGATTCTTCCGATACGGAGAAGCAACCTGTTTTTGTATTTCTTCATGGGAGGAGTCTTTCCGGTACAAATTTGGATCGTGTAAAGCGCTATGGTATCCTTTATGCTATCAATAAGGGGCAGGAAGTTCCAGGGATTATTGTTGCTCCACAGTCAAAGGGTGGCTGGGATGCAGATAAAGTAATGGAAATTGTGGACTATGTCATCGGACATTATAATGCTGATCCGGACCGTATTTATGTATGTGGGATGAGTATGGGGGGATACGGTACTATGGATGTGGCTGGTAAATATCCGGAAAGGGTAGCGGCAGCTGTGGCCATATGTGGTGGTGGATCGAGTGAGTATGCGTCCAACTTGACTCAAGTGCCCATTTGGTTGCACCATGGTACGGCCGATCGGGCGGTTCCAATTTCAGAATCTAAAAAGATTATGCGGGCTATAAAAAAAGAAGATCCAGATGCTAATGTGAGTTTGAATGTAATAAAAGGAGGTACACATGGAAGTGTAGAACGATTATTTCACGACGATGCAATTTACAATTGGATGTTGAAATTTAGGAAAAGGCATAAGTCTTGA